From the Lolium rigidum isolate FL_2022 chromosome 2, APGP_CSIRO_Lrig_0.1, whole genome shotgun sequence genome, one window contains:
- the LOC124692566 gene encoding probable aquaporin PIP2-2, which yields MAKDIEAAPEGGEFSAKDYSDPPPAPIVDFEELTKWSLYRAVIAEFVATLLFLYITVATVIGYKHQSDPTVNTTDAACSGVGILGIAWAFGGMIFVLVYCTAGVSGGHINPAVTFGLFLARKVSLIRALLYIIAQCLGAICGVGLVKGFQSSYYVRYGGGANELSAGYSKGTGLAAEIIGTFVLVYTVFSATDPKRNARDSHIPVLAPLPIGFAVFMVHLATIPITGTGINPARSLGAAVIYNTDKAWDDQWIFWVGPLIGAAIAAAYHQYVLRASAAKLGSYRSN from the exons ATGGCGAAGGACATTGAGGCGGCACCCGAGGGGGGCGAGTTCTCGGCCAAGGACTACTCGGACCCTCCCCCGGCGCCGATCGTCGACTTCGAGGAGCTCACCAAGTGGTCGCTGTACCGCGCGGTGatcgccgagttcgtcgccaCGCTCCTCTTCCTCTACATCACCGTCGCCACCGTCATCGGGTACAAGCACCAGTCGGACCCCACCGTCAACACCACCGACGCCGCCTGCAGCGGCGTCGGCATCCTCGGCATCGCCTGGGCCTTCGGCGGCATGATCTTCGTCCTCGTCTACTGCACCGCTGGCGTCTCAG GTGGACACATCAACCCGGCGGTGACGTTCGGGCTGTTCCTGGCGAGGAAGGTGTCGCTCATCCGGGCGCTTCTGTACATCATCGCGCAGTGCCTCGGCGCCATCTGCGGTGTGGGGCTTGTCAAGGGCTTCCAGAGCTCATACTACGTCCGGTACGGCGGCGGCGCCAACGAGCTCAGCGCAGGCTACTCCAAGGGCACCGGGCTCGCGGCCGAGATCATCGGCACCTTCGTCCTCGTCTACACCGTCTTCTCCGCCACCGACCCCAAGCGCAACGCCCGCGACTCCCACATCCCG GTGCTGGCTCCTCTTCCAATCGGATTCGCCGTGTTCATGGTCCACCTGGCCACCATCCCCATCACCGGCACCGGTATCAACCCGGCGAGAAGCCTGGGAGCTGCGGTCATCTACAACACTGACAAGGCCTGGGATGACCAA TGGATCTTCTGGGTGGGGCCACTGATCGGTGCCGCCATTGCCGCCGCCTACCACCAGTACGTTCTGAGGGCCAGCGCTGCCAAGCTCGGGTCCTACCGGAGCAACTAA
- the LOC124687638 gene encoding thioredoxin domain-containing protein PLP3B-like: protein MKREVEKREVLKRQGHGEYREIIEGDFLAEVTRCNRIMDKHLKALAPVYLGTKFIKLDAENAPFFVTKLAIKMLPCVILFKKGIVVDRLVGFEDLGGKDDFSTRALENILKRKD, encoded by the exons ATGAAG AGAGAGGTTGAGAAGCGTGAAGTGCTTAAGAGGCAAGGTCATGGTGAATACAGGGAAATAATTGAAGGAGACTTCCTAGCGGAGGTCACTCGCTGCAA taggatcatggataagCATTTGAAGGCACTTGCGCCGGTCTATTTGGGGACTAAATTCATCAAGCTTGATGCCGAG AATGCTCCCTTCTTTGTGACAAAACTGGCAATTAAAATGTTGCCATGTGTTATATTGTTCAA GAAGGGTATTGTTGTTGATCGGTTAGTTGGATTTGAAGACCTTGGAGGTAAAGATGATTTTTCTACCAGGGCATTGGAAAATATTCTGAAGAGGAAAG ATTAA
- the LOC124692565 gene encoding F-box/LRR-repeat/kelch-repeat protein At2g27520-like, which yields MSRRRYSLAPAPPLDDEFLLEEILLRLPPQPSSLPRASLVCKLWRSILSDPQFLKRFRKHHREPPLLGFFTGHIAALFTAALDSPDRIPHARFSLPQRNRPDEQLFFMGCRHGLAILINGNEREVVVWDPLTGQQRRVPFPSDMDNRRGNSFQAAVLCADAEDGHVHGDCFFCPFKLILVCTGYKHAFGSLYNSKSGVWGNIASTATTDELSIRPSILIGNAVYWLFRGGDILAFDIERQTLGVIQKPPGTQTADCWSFQLLRTDDGSALCFANLSKLRIYIWVRKRNSYGIARWALQQKFIKLDVLFPQTMDNSYKKATMVGYDEESNVIVLGTYLGDFMLQPESMRFTRFSKRNSWDNKMHYPYTNFYTAGRGVGWK from the coding sequence ATGAGCCGCCGCCGGTACTCGCTGGCGCCAGCGCCTCCGCTGGACGACGAGTTCCTTCTGgaggagatcctcctccgcctccctccgcagCCCTCCTCACTTCCACGCGCCTCTCTCGTCTGCAAGCTTTGGCGCAGCATCCTCTCCGACCCCCAATTTCTCAAACGATTCCGGAAACACCACCGTGAGCCTCCTCTGCTCGGCTTCTTCACAGGCCATATTGCCGCGCTCTTCACTGCCGCCCTGGACTCGCCTGACCGCATCCCTCACGCCCGCTTTTCCCTGCCGCAGAGAAACCGCCCCGATGAACAGTTGTTCTTCATGGGCTGCCGTCACGGCCTCGCCATCCTGATCAATGGCAATGAGCGCGAGGTTGTCGTGTGGGATCCCCTCACCGGCCAACAGCGCCGCGTGCCATTTCCATCGGATATGGACAATAGACGGGGGAATTCCTTTCAGGCCGCCGTGTTGTGCGCTGATGCTGAAGATGGGCATGTGCACGGAGATTGCTTCTTTTGTCCATTTAAATTGATTTTGGTTTGTACCGGATACAAGCATGCATTCGGTTCTCTCTACAATTCCAAGTCTGGTGTATGGGGAAATATTGCCTCCACAGCGACTACTGATGAGTTATCTATAAGGCCCAGCATCCTCATCGGGAATGCAGTTTACTGGTTGTTTCGTGGAGGTGATATCCTTGCCTTTGATATTGAAAGGCAAACCCTTGGTGTGATTCAGAAGCCGCCAGGTACTCAGACTGCTGACTGCTGGTCCTTTCAGCTCTTACGGACAGATGATGGTAGTGCCCTTTGCTTTgcgaatctgtcaaaactgaGAATATATATATGGGTGAGGAAAAGGAACTCCTATGGTATCGCGAGATGGGCGCTGCAGCAGAAATTCATTAAATTGGATGTGCTCTTTCCACAAACAATGGATAACAGCTACAAAAAGGCGACAATGGTGGGGTATGATGAGGAGTCAAATGTGATTGTTCTGGGTACGTATCTTGGCGACTTCATGCTTCAACCTGAGTCAATGCGGTTTACAAGATTTTCTAAAAGAAATTCCTGGGATAACAAGATGCATTACCCCTACACAAATTTCTACACTGCAG